Proteins found in one Solitalea lacus genomic segment:
- the tnpC gene encoding IS66 family transposase, with amino-acid sequence MDMALENLSKENLIALLKEKDTSIERRDAAIESYQKINSSLQEEVDYLKQQVELFKRMQFGQKRERFEGDPAQGVLPFEAPAEEVALQEETIKEQITYTRKRQSAHKGRAALPAHLPVEEVEIYPQGDLSEMVCIGKEVTEELECEPARFFIRRYIRYKYAAKSGEGVTTGELPERVIDKGIPGAGLLAMILTDKYVDHLPLYRQKQRFARENIPIASSTLEGWVKQGLERLEPLFEQLKFDIKAKGYLQVDETTIKVLESDKKGACHLGWYWVYHAPLDGLVLMDYQPTRGAVATKEMLAHFKGYLQSDGYGVYEKIGQRPEVIPVACWAHARREFERALENDKVRAAKALELIQQLYAVERKAKEAQLPADQRKQLRLDEALPVLNELGKWIFAEVKNTLPKSQIGKAMRYAMARWDKLSVYLQDGSLQIDNNAIENAIRPIALGRKNFLFAGTHEAAARAGMIYSFFAICKKNEVNPFGWLKYALENIMTINHKNIRDLYPQNFKKLTEL; translated from the coding sequence ATGGATATGGCACTGGAAAACCTCTCAAAAGAGAACCTGATTGCTCTTTTGAAGGAGAAAGATACCTCCATTGAAAGGAGAGATGCCGCCATTGAATCCTACCAAAAAATCAACTCTTCCCTTCAGGAAGAGGTCGACTACCTTAAACAGCAGGTTGAGCTTTTCAAGCGAATGCAATTCGGTCAGAAGCGTGAACGCTTCGAAGGCGATCCCGCACAAGGTGTGTTGCCATTTGAAGCTCCGGCAGAAGAAGTGGCCCTTCAGGAAGAAACCATCAAAGAACAGATTACCTATACCCGTAAAAGACAGTCTGCCCATAAAGGCCGCGCCGCCCTTCCGGCTCATTTACCGGTAGAGGAAGTGGAGATCTATCCCCAGGGTGATCTGTCGGAAATGGTATGCATCGGCAAAGAAGTTACTGAAGAGCTGGAGTGTGAACCTGCCCGGTTCTTCATCCGCCGTTATATCCGCTATAAATATGCTGCCAAAAGCGGTGAAGGGGTCACCACCGGAGAGCTTCCCGAACGAGTAATCGACAAGGGCATTCCGGGCGCAGGCCTGCTGGCCATGATCCTGACCGATAAATATGTGGATCACTTGCCGCTGTACCGACAAAAGCAGCGGTTTGCCCGGGAAAACATCCCCATTGCCTCCTCTACGCTCGAAGGCTGGGTCAAACAAGGGCTGGAACGACTCGAACCGCTCTTTGAGCAACTCAAGTTCGACATCAAAGCCAAGGGTTATTTGCAGGTCGATGAAACGACCATCAAGGTGCTAGAAAGTGATAAGAAAGGAGCTTGTCACCTGGGCTGGTATTGGGTGTATCATGCTCCACTGGACGGACTGGTCCTGATGGACTATCAGCCTACTCGCGGTGCAGTAGCTACCAAAGAAATGCTGGCGCACTTTAAGGGGTATCTCCAAAGTGATGGCTACGGCGTATACGAAAAAATAGGCCAGCGGCCCGAGGTCATCCCGGTAGCCTGCTGGGCGCATGCCCGAAGGGAATTTGAACGGGCACTGGAAAACGATAAGGTCAGGGCCGCTAAAGCACTCGAGTTGATCCAGCAGCTCTACGCGGTGGAGCGCAAAGCTAAAGAAGCACAGCTGCCGGCCGATCAACGCAAGCAATTACGTCTGGATGAAGCACTTCCGGTACTCAACGAGCTCGGTAAATGGATCTTCGCCGAGGTAAAAAACACCTTGCCCAAAAGCCAGATTGGAAAGGCGATGCGCTATGCCATGGCACGATGGGATAAGCTCAGCGTGTATCTCCAGGATGGCAGCCTGCAGATCGACAATAATGCCATCGAGAATGCCATACGCCCCATCGCTTTGGGACGCAAAAACTTTTTGTTTGCAGGAACGCATGAGGCTGCTGCGCGGGCGGGGATGATCTATTCGTTCTTTGCCATCTGCAAGAAAAATGAGGTCAATCCTTTCGGGTGGTTAAAATACGCACTGGAAAACATCATGACCATCAACCACAAGAATATCCGGGACCTCTATCCCCAGAACTTTAAGAAATTAACTGAACTTTAA